One genomic region from Zhongshania sp. R06B22 encodes:
- a CDS encoding GspH/FimT family pseudopilin encodes MENRGFSLFELIGVLTITSILILSAVPAFYALIQEHRLRAAGQQLFGLLTSARATAVMRRKQITVWNEDGDWSSDVALFEDNNSNGEREPSEIVLARNPAQKDVTISGNRWVADYVKFAPDGSATTASGAFQVGTITVCRPDHSDAYQLIISIGGRVRMIKSEIAAC; translated from the coding sequence GTGGAAAACCGAGGGTTTTCGTTGTTTGAGCTTATTGGTGTGCTTACCATTACCTCAATACTGATACTTAGTGCGGTACCCGCTTTCTACGCTCTGATTCAAGAACATCGCTTGCGCGCAGCCGGGCAGCAGCTTTTCGGCCTACTCACTAGCGCCAGAGCAACAGCAGTAATGCGACGCAAGCAAATCACTGTGTGGAATGAAGATGGCGACTGGTCTAGCGACGTCGCTCTATTTGAAGATAACAATAGCAACGGCGAAAGGGAACCAAGCGAAATTGTCTTAGCTCGCAATCCAGCTCAGAAGGATGTCACTATTAGCGGAAACCGCTGGGTGGCGGATTATGTCAAATTCGCCCCTGACGGCAGCGCGACAACGGCAAGCGGCGCATTTCAAGTTGGCACCATTACAGTCTGTAGGCCAGACCACAGCGACGCATACCAACTTATTATCAGTATTGGCGGGCGGGTAAGAATGATTAAATCAGAAATAGCGGCGTGCTGA
- a CDS encoding GspH/FimT family pseudopilin, which translates to MQLNSGNKGFTLIELIVTVSIASVLAVVAVPSFSQFIDESRDRAVVQKLIKSLVAARSEAVLRAAPVSLSAVDGNWANGWLSWVDTDGNGSYDDGEAIQKSAAVSGTAAITGDRGGTAVNTIAFSRDGFLNDATAIVISYRTSPEYCSRDRNISISLTGQVSVSERSCS; encoded by the coding sequence ATGCAGCTTAACAGCGGAAATAAGGGCTTTACCCTAATCGAGTTGATAGTGACGGTCTCGATCGCCTCAGTATTAGCCGTTGTTGCTGTGCCTAGCTTCAGCCAGTTTATCGATGAGTCTCGTGATCGCGCGGTGGTTCAAAAGCTTATAAAATCCCTTGTGGCTGCGCGTTCAGAGGCCGTGTTGCGGGCTGCCCCCGTGAGTTTGAGCGCAGTAGATGGCAACTGGGCTAACGGCTGGTTGAGCTGGGTGGATACCGATGGCAATGGCAGTTATGACGATGGCGAAGCCATTCAAAAAAGTGCCGCGGTCAGCGGCACCGCAGCGATTACAGGTGATCGCGGTGGTACCGCCGTAAATACTATCGCTTTTAGCCGCGATGGTTTTCTTAATGATGCCACCGCGATAGTGATTTCATATCGCACATCGCCAGAATATTGCTCCCGTGATCGAAATATTAGCATCAGCCTTACTGGTCAGGTGAGTGTGAGCGAAAGGAGTTGCTCGTGA
- the ispH gene encoding 4-hydroxy-3-methylbut-2-enyl diphosphate reductase has product MQIKMANPRGFCAGVDRAIEIVNRALDVFGAPIYVRHEVVHNKFVVENLRQRGAMFVDELDEVPDDKIVIFSAHGVSQAVRNEANRRGLKVFDATCPLVTKVHMEVVSFSGAGHECVLIGHKGHPEVEGTMGQYDESLGGGIYLVEDVEQALALQVKDPDHLSYVTQTTLSMDDTAAVIKALRSKFPNIEGPRKDDICYATQNRQDAVKTLAQQVDVVLVVGSPNSSNSNRLRELAERIGCRAYLLDSEEDIRPEWLEGQPKIGITAGASAPEVLVKAVIDRLCELGASAPVELDGRPENITFSLPKELRLIEVS; this is encoded by the coding sequence ATGCAAATTAAAATGGCAAATCCTCGTGGATTTTGCGCTGGAGTGGATCGTGCCATCGAGATTGTTAACCGTGCCTTAGACGTGTTTGGCGCGCCTATTTATGTGCGCCACGAGGTTGTACACAATAAATTTGTTGTTGAGAATCTGCGTCAACGCGGAGCCATGTTCGTTGATGAGCTAGACGAAGTGCCAGACGATAAAATAGTTATTTTTAGCGCCCATGGCGTGTCGCAGGCGGTTCGCAACGAGGCCAATCGCCGCGGTTTGAAAGTCTTTGATGCCACCTGCCCGCTGGTGACAAAAGTGCATATGGAAGTAGTTAGTTTCAGTGGCGCGGGTCATGAGTGTGTATTGATCGGCCATAAGGGCCACCCTGAAGTTGAGGGCACAATGGGGCAGTATGACGAATCCCTAGGTGGCGGGATCTACCTTGTTGAAGACGTTGAGCAAGCCTTGGCACTGCAAGTAAAAGACCCGGACCATTTGTCCTATGTAACCCAGACCACCTTGTCTATGGATGACACGGCGGCGGTCATTAAGGCTTTGCGTAGTAAATTCCCTAACATTGAGGGTCCGCGTAAAGACGATATTTGTTACGCCACCCAAAACCGCCAAGATGCCGTAAAAACCTTGGCACAGCAGGTGGATGTGGTGCTGGTGGTAGGTTCACCCAATAGCTCTAATTCCAACCGTCTGAGAGAGCTGGCCGAACGTATTGGCTGCCGTGCTTATTTACTTGATAGTGAAGAAGATATCCGTCCTGAATGGCTTGAGGGTCAGCCCAAAATCGGCATCACTGCCGGCGCCTCTGCACCAGAAGTCCTGGTCAAGGCGGTCATTGATCGGCTTTGCGAACTTGGCGCATCCGCTCCTGTAGAGCTGGATGGTCGTCCTGAAAATATTACCTTCTCGCTGCCAAAAGAGTTGCGTTTGATTGAGGTTTCTTAA